A region from the Spirochaeta thermophila DSM 6192 genome encodes:
- a CDS encoding TIM-barrel domain-containing protein, whose amino-acid sequence MVSAGRCESWVVVDGSTVRFEFERGVMEVSSHAKGIFRVRFGRSCPLREYRSLSVVGSARPVELEVRELEGGVEVGDGVLRVVVKDGGAASWYRGEVFLWESEGVFRDVEWMEDRHRLGPEDEVFGLGEQMTPLSRRGYVIEHWNTDANFPHTEASRPMYCSIPFMLGGRLGGGPWWGYFLDSPYRSLFDVGNADPERLTVRLFRDDLTVYVMSGDAPHEVLSLYTGLTGRHEVPPLWSLGYQQCKYSYMSEEEALGVAKRFRELDIPCDGLWYDIDYMDGYRVFTFDRERFPNPAEHFRAVKELGFRPVVIVDPGLKADPPGVYPAVDEGSERGFFLRRPDGSEFEGRVWPGLVKFPDFSREEVRSWWAGLHRVYFEAGVEGIWNDMNEPALLSDHVFESKTVPEEVRMYDEGRWSGQDRMHNLYALLEAMATREAFERFRPGRRPFLLTRAGFAGIQRYAAVWTGDNRSTWEHLRMSIPQILNMGLSGVGFVGADVGGFGENVTPELLVRWYQLGAFYPFFRGHNAKGFVPQEPFAFDGSVTDLCREAIRLRYRLLPYVYERFHEMAATGAPVWRPLFWYDRSPDALRNDEFFLGGDLVVAPALERGMRRRMVYLPPGEWFHYHTHERWASGYSIVETPIDNIPVFVRAGAVIPVYPSPMAHTGEREEGVLSLEVWPGGEREGVLHEDDGETPAPALVHRFTRDRNRLIIQWEAGTRFEEVRVLLPLPGGAWRSLSVPVRGGRTEIDLDEG is encoded by the coding sequence ATGGTGTCTGCAGGAAGGTGTGAGTCGTGGGTCGTGGTGGACGGCTCCACCGTCAGGTTCGAATTCGAACGGGGTGTCATGGAGGTTTCGTCGCATGCGAAAGGAATCTTCAGGGTCCGGTTCGGGAGGTCGTGTCCGCTCCGGGAGTACCGGAGCCTTTCGGTGGTGGGGAGTGCGCGGCCCGTGGAGCTCGAGGTGCGTGAGCTCGAGGGAGGAGTGGAGGTGGGGGACGGCGTGCTCCGGGTGGTGGTGAAGGATGGTGGTGCGGCTTCGTGGTATCGGGGCGAGGTCTTCCTCTGGGAGTCGGAGGGGGTCTTCCGGGACGTGGAGTGGATGGAGGATCGGCACCGACTCGGGCCGGAGGACGAGGTGTTCGGGCTGGGTGAGCAGATGACGCCCCTCTCCCGGCGGGGCTATGTGATAGAGCACTGGAACACGGATGCGAACTTCCCCCATACCGAGGCATCCCGGCCCATGTACTGCAGCATCCCGTTCATGCTGGGAGGGCGGCTGGGGGGCGGCCCGTGGTGGGGGTATTTCCTCGATTCGCCCTACAGGTCGCTCTTCGATGTGGGGAACGCCGATCCCGAGAGGCTCACGGTGCGCCTCTTCCGTGACGACCTCACGGTGTACGTGATGTCCGGCGATGCCCCTCACGAGGTGCTCTCCCTCTATACCGGGCTGACGGGGAGGCACGAGGTTCCTCCCCTGTGGAGCCTCGGGTACCAGCAGTGCAAGTACAGCTACATGTCGGAGGAGGAGGCCCTCGGAGTGGCGAAGCGGTTCCGGGAGCTCGACATCCCCTGTGACGGGTTGTGGTACGATATCGACTACATGGATGGGTACCGTGTCTTCACCTTCGACAGGGAACGCTTCCCGAATCCGGCGGAACACTTCAGGGCCGTGAAGGAACTGGGGTTCAGGCCGGTGGTGATCGTGGATCCGGGGCTCAAGGCCGATCCCCCGGGTGTGTATCCGGCGGTGGACGAGGGAAGCGAGAGGGGGTTCTTCCTGCGCAGGCCCGACGGGTCGGAGTTCGAAGGGAGGGTGTGGCCCGGTCTGGTGAAGTTTCCCGACTTCTCGAGGGAGGAGGTGCGGTCCTGGTGGGCAGGGCTCCACAGGGTCTACTTCGAGGCCGGAGTGGAGGGGATCTGGAACGACATGAACGAGCCGGCCCTGCTCTCGGATCATGTCTTCGAGAGCAAGACCGTTCCGGAGGAGGTGCGGATGTACGACGAGGGGCGGTGGTCGGGACAGGACAGGATGCACAACCTCTACGCCCTGCTGGAGGCGATGGCGACGAGAGAGGCCTTTGAGCGGTTCCGCCCGGGAAGGAGGCCTTTTCTGTTGACGAGGGCGGGGTTTGCGGGGATCCAGCGGTATGCGGCGGTCTGGACGGGTGATAACCGTTCCACCTGGGAGCATCTGCGCATGTCGATCCCGCAGATCCTCAACATGGGGCTCTCCGGTGTGGGGTTCGTGGGTGCGGATGTGGGAGGGTTCGGTGAGAATGTGACGCCTGAGCTCCTGGTACGGTGGTACCAGCTCGGGGCCTTCTACCCCTTCTTCAGGGGGCACAACGCCAAGGGGTTCGTGCCGCAGGAGCCGTTCGCCTTCGACGGTTCGGTCACGGATCTCTGCAGGGAGGCCATACGTCTGAGGTACCGCCTCCTCCCCTATGTGTATGAGCGCTTCCACGAGATGGCGGCTACCGGTGCGCCTGTGTGGCGTCCTCTCTTCTGGTACGACAGGAGCCCGGATGCACTCAGGAACGACGAGTTCTTCCTGGGGGGGGACCTGGTGGTGGCACCTGCGCTCGAGCGGGGGATGCGGCGGAGAATGGTTTACCTCCCGCCGGGTGAGTGGTTCCACTACCACACCCACGAGAGGTGGGCGTCGGGGTATTCGATCGTGGAGACCCCGATCGACAACATCCCGGTGTTCGTCCGTGCAGGGGCGGTCATCCCGGTGTATCCCTCTCCTATGGCTCACACAGGAGAGAGGGAGGAGGGGGTCCTCTCTCTCGAGGTGTGGCCGGGGGGTGAGAGGGAGGGGGTGCTCCACGAGGATGATGGGGAGACGCCCGCTCCTGCTCTGGTGCACAGATTTACAAGGGACCGGAACCGGCTTATCATACAGTGGGAGGCCGGGACGCGGTTCGAAGAGGTTCGGGTCCTCCTTCCTCTCCCCGGGGGAGCGTGGAGGAGTCTGTCGGTTCCCGTGAGGGGGGGACGTACCGAGATCGATCTGGATGAAGGCTGA
- a CDS encoding LacI family DNA-binding transcriptional regulator has translation MRKKVTIKDVASRAGVSPSTVSRAIYSTAKLKPETKERIFRAMEELGYYPNAAARALVHKRTMTLGVILPNGEDDLFLNPFFIHALRGLSIHAQSRGYFILYAFSNNEEEEISFIEELYRSRRIDGVVALTVRRNDACLAFMKQQQIPFVVIGHPEGLKGVLWVDNDNFQAMYRLVNWMVDKGYAELAFLGGPAELMVTQDRCAGFEQALRIRGLPLREGRVLYAKGFSEEEGYRCASELLSRDRAVDGILTTDDLLAIGVVRAIEELGITRHIGVTGFNNTVQGQFHRPSLTTVDIHPYDLGYHAARLLIAHLDEEENVPPHFVVDTHIIPRETTRP, from the coding sequence ATGAGGAAGAAGGTGACGATCAAGGATGTGGCCTCGAGGGCCGGGGTGTCTCCTTCCACCGTGTCCCGGGCCATCTATTCGACCGCGAAGCTCAAGCCCGAGACCAAGGAGCGGATCTTCCGGGCCATGGAGGAGCTGGGCTACTACCCGAATGCGGCGGCCCGGGCCCTGGTGCACAAGCGGACCATGACGCTCGGGGTCATCCTCCCCAACGGGGAGGATGATCTCTTTCTCAATCCCTTTTTCATCCACGCCTTGCGAGGATTGAGCATCCATGCCCAGTCGCGGGGGTACTTCATCCTCTATGCCTTCTCGAACAACGAGGAGGAGGAGATCTCCTTCATCGAGGAGCTCTACAGGTCACGGAGGATCGATGGGGTGGTTGCCCTCACGGTGCGGAGGAACGATGCCTGTCTCGCGTTTATGAAGCAACAGCAGATCCCGTTCGTGGTGATAGGGCACCCCGAGGGGCTCAAGGGCGTGCTCTGGGTGGACAACGACAACTTCCAGGCGATGTATCGGCTGGTGAACTGGATGGTGGACAAGGGATACGCCGAGCTGGCCTTCCTTGGGGGGCCTGCCGAACTGATGGTGACGCAGGATAGGTGTGCAGGGTTCGAACAGGCGCTCAGGATAAGGGGGCTTCCTCTCAGGGAGGGGAGGGTGCTCTATGCAAAGGGGTTTTCCGAGGAGGAGGGGTATCGGTGTGCGAGTGAACTTCTCTCGAGGGACCGCGCCGTGGATGGGATTCTCACCACGGACGATCTGCTTGCGATCGGGGTGGTCAGGGCGATCGAGGAGCTGGGGATCACCCGCCATATCGGAGTGACGGGGTTCAACAACACGGTACAGGGGCAGTTCCATCGGCCGTCTCTCACCACGGTGGACATCCATCCCTATGATCTGGGGTATCACGCCGCGCGTCTCCTCATCGCCCACCTCGACGAGGAGGAGAACGTGCCCCCTCACTTCGTGGTGGATACGCACATCATCCCCCGGGAGACGACTCGTCCGTAG
- a CDS encoding Dabb family protein: MVVHVVMWRLADASRREEVLREVRERLLSMQGRIPQVLDVEVGVQGRPDPDAYDVVLVTRHADWEGLDAYQAHPYHQEVKAFLGERLTGRCVVDYEVRV, translated from the coding sequence ATGGTGGTACATGTCGTGATGTGGAGGTTGGCCGATGCCTCGCGTCGGGAGGAGGTGCTCCGGGAGGTGCGGGAGCGGCTCCTCTCCATGCAGGGACGGATCCCACAGGTTCTGGACGTGGAGGTGGGGGTCCAGGGGAGGCCGGATCCGGATGCGTACGATGTGGTGCTCGTGACGAGACACGCGGATTGGGAGGGTCTGGATGCCTACCAGGCGCACCCCTACCACCAGGAGGTGAAGGCCTTCCTCGGTGAACGGCTCACCGGGCGGTGCGTGGTGGACTACGAGGTGAGGGTGTGA
- a CDS encoding polyphenol oxidase family protein, protein MWLVVKTGERAMWVWVEDGAGEPVGGVRAAISLAAAGDMGMGIEGTPAREVWCREVGVEGVRCVRQVHGRRVVDAGEAGVEADGLVAQEEGVVCGVTVADCVPVWAWRMDGGAWGVAHSGWRGTGIAGELVRRLGGEGVVAVVGPSIRACCYRVDEERARWFERAWGEGAVVWREEGPYLDLAAVNRRLCREAGARVFVVDACTACDTRFGSFRREGTHFTHMLAIIGKITHL, encoded by the coding sequence ATGTGGCTCGTGGTGAAGACCGGGGAGCGGGCGATGTGGGTGTGGGTGGAGGATGGTGCAGGGGAGCCGGTGGGTGGGGTGAGGGCGGCGATCTCGTTGGCTGCGGCGGGGGATATGGGGATGGGGATTGAGGGGACGCCGGCGAGGGAGGTGTGGTGCCGAGAGGTGGGGGTGGAGGGGGTGCGGTGTGTGCGGCAGGTGCACGGACGGCGGGTGGTGGATGCAGGGGAGGCGGGGGTGGAGGCGGACGGGCTCGTGGCGCAGGAGGAGGGGGTGGTGTGCGGAGTCACGGTGGCGGATTGCGTGCCGGTGTGGGCGTGGCGGATGGATGGGGGGGCGTGGGGGGTGGCGCACTCGGGGTGGCGGGGGACGGGGATCGCGGGGGAGCTGGTGCGGCGGTTGGGGGGTGAGGGGGTGGTGGCGGTGGTGGGGCCGTCCATACGGGCGTGCTGCTACCGGGTGGATGAGGAGCGGGCGAGGTGGTTCGAACGGGCGTGGGGCGAGGGAGCGGTGGTGTGGAGGGAGGAGGGGCCTTATCTGGACCTGGCTGCGGTGAATCGGAGGCTCTGCAGGGAGGCGGGGGCGAGGGTGTTCGTCGTGGATGCATGTACCGCCTGTGATACGCGCTTCGGTTCGTTCAGGCGGGAGGGAACGCACTTTACGCACATGCTTGCCATAATCGGAAAAATCACGCACCTTTAG
- the argS gene encoding arginine--tRNA ligase, whose protein sequence is MREWALTKLKREWTERIRTVLLDLAREKGLLLDEVGLVAQRPPSSQFGDVAFPLFGFAKVFRTAPQKIAEEVVARLLPEGAVRKIEGAGGYVNLFLDREAFALSVLSDIAHAGPGYGAGTLHQDKRIMVEFSCPNTNKPLHLGHMRNNILGESVSRILASQGADVLKVNLINDRGIHICKSMLAYKKFGEGKTPEEVGKKPDHFVGDFYVKFNEWAKEDSTAEEQARRMLRAWEDGDAEVRALWEKMNRWAIEGIEQTYRRTGISFDKIYYESDTYLLGRDLVLKGLEDGVFYQEEDGSVWVDLSEIGLDKKVLLRSDGTSLYLTQDLGTAVARYQDWAFDLLIYVVASEQNYHFRVLFYVLEKLGFSWAKNLYHLSYGMVNLPEGKMKSREGTVVDADDLLDRLVEMAREEIREKGRVDEVEDIDRTAEAIALGALHYFLLQVSPNKDMIFNPKESLSLTGNTGPYLQYMGARICSMERKADPSLVVPVEEVPTAELVDDASWELIVLLSQFPEVVESAAREYNPSLVIGFLYELGKTFSSFYHDNPIITHPNKDTARARLALARGIRQVLENGFRLVNIPFLERM, encoded by the coding sequence ATGAGAGAATGGGCTCTGACGAAGTTGAAACGAGAGTGGACCGAACGGATCCGAACCGTGCTCCTCGATCTGGCCCGGGAGAAGGGCCTCCTCCTCGACGAGGTCGGCCTCGTGGCCCAGCGCCCTCCTTCGTCGCAGTTCGGCGATGTCGCCTTTCCCCTCTTCGGGTTCGCGAAGGTCTTCAGGACCGCACCCCAGAAGATCGCGGAGGAGGTCGTGGCGCGACTCCTTCCAGAGGGGGCTGTGAGGAAGATTGAGGGAGCGGGGGGATATGTGAATCTCTTCCTCGACAGAGAGGCGTTCGCCCTTTCGGTGCTCTCCGATATCGCACATGCCGGACCCGGGTACGGAGCCGGAACCCTTCACCAGGACAAGCGGATCATGGTGGAATTCTCCTGCCCGAACACCAACAAGCCCCTTCATCTGGGGCACATGCGTAACAACATCCTGGGAGAGAGTGTCTCTCGCATCCTCGCCTCCCAGGGTGCGGATGTCCTCAAGGTCAATCTCATCAACGACAGGGGGATCCACATCTGCAAGTCCATGCTCGCCTACAAGAAGTTCGGCGAGGGGAAGACACCCGAGGAGGTGGGGAAGAAGCCGGATCATTTCGTAGGCGACTTCTATGTGAAGTTCAACGAGTGGGCGAAGGAGGACTCCACGGCCGAGGAGCAGGCGCGACGGATGCTCAGAGCCTGGGAGGATGGGGATGCCGAGGTGCGGGCCCTCTGGGAGAAGATGAACCGTTGGGCGATCGAAGGCATAGAACAGACCTACCGTCGCACCGGGATCTCGTTCGACAAGATCTACTATGAGAGTGACACCTATCTGCTTGGCAGAGACCTGGTGTTGAAGGGACTCGAGGATGGGGTCTTCTACCAGGAGGAGGACGGCTCGGTCTGGGTGGATCTCTCGGAGATCGGTCTGGACAAGAAGGTGCTCCTTCGGAGCGACGGGACGTCCCTCTACCTCACCCAGGACCTGGGAACCGCGGTGGCCCGGTACCAGGACTGGGCCTTCGATCTCCTCATCTATGTGGTGGCCTCCGAACAGAACTATCACTTCAGGGTGCTCTTCTACGTCCTCGAAAAGCTCGGTTTCTCCTGGGCGAAGAACCTCTACCATCTCTCGTACGGGATGGTGAATCTCCCCGAAGGGAAGATGAAGTCCCGTGAGGGGACGGTGGTGGATGCGGACGACCTCCTCGATCGGCTCGTGGAGATGGCCCGCGAGGAGATCAGGGAGAAGGGGCGTGTGGACGAGGTGGAGGACATCGATCGTACGGCGGAGGCCATCGCCCTGGGCGCCCTTCACTACTTCCTCCTCCAGGTCTCGCCCAACAAGGACATGATCTTCAACCCCAAGGAGTCGCTCTCCCTCACCGGCAACACCGGACCCTATCTGCAGTATATGGGCGCCCGCATCTGTAGTATGGAGCGGAAGGCCGATCCTTCCCTCGTGGTGCCTGTGGAGGAGGTGCCGACGGCCGAGCTTGTCGACGATGCCTCATGGGAGCTCATCGTGCTCCTCTCCCAGTTCCCCGAGGTCGTGGAATCGGCTGCCAGGGAGTACAACCCGTCTCTGGTCATAGGTTTCCTCTACGAGTTGGGAAAGACCTTCAGCAGCTTCTACCACGACAACCCCATCATCACCCATCCGAATAAAGATACCGCCCGGGCAAGGCTCGCGCTCGCCCGAGGGATCCGACAAGTGTTGGAGAACGGATTCAGACTGGTGAACATACCGTTCCTCGAGAGGATGTAA
- the gltB gene encoding glutamate synthase large subunit: MAFKKRPGPHGLYHPWFEHDSCGVGFVANIKGRPSHTIVEHAKDILIHMTHRGAVGSEKNTGDGAGILVSLPHAFLARVAKEDLGIDLPPEGSYAAGLVFFPREEERREACRVVMEEVTARYGQKVLGWRRVPVVDDMIGPTAKASEPVIEMLFVGAEEGIDIDTFERRLFLIRKKATHMLRGKEHDPDDFFYVCSLSPRVIVYKGMLTPEQLFRFYPDIMSPDFASHIAMVHSRFSTNTFPSWDRAQPCRYMSHNGEINTLRGNINKMRSREGLLKSDLLGDELKEIFPIIEPDLSDSGTFDNVLELLMMGGRSLPEAVMMMIPEAWQNYKMEDDKRDFYKYMSCLMEPWDGPASIAFTDGRVIGAVLDRNGLRPSRYYVTEDDLVIMASEVGVLPVDPAKVVKKGRLQPGRMFFVDFQEGRIVDDEEIKKKISNARPYGEWLKDQVIELDELKTEVEPHGFYPETIKERLRMFGYTREHLSMILKPMVQDAKEPLGSMGNDTPLAVLSNKPRLMYDYFKQLFAQVTNPAIDSIREWKVMSLETFIGPERNLLETTPEHCHRLHLPSPFLTNEQLAALKHLDYRGWRSKVIDITFPRRDGRAGLLACLDRIEKEAEEAIGEGYSLVILSDRNAGPDRVPVSALLATGTVHHHLVRKALRTQIGVVVESGEPREVHHFCMLVGYGADAINPYLAYEAIWEMGREGEHEYDDETALNRYIKALEKGMLKVFGKMGISTLESYKGAQIFEAVGLSQEVVERSFAGTVSRLGGVGYETLADEALLRHSLGYPRRPKPIGDDLPNPGDFHYRYAGEKHMWDPESIANLQHACWYNDPEAYRRFSERQNRRSREQATIRGLLRFKKTTPIPIEEVEPASEIVKRFATGAMSFGSISQEAHETLAIAMNRLGGKSNTGEGGELPERFLPLPNGDSKRSAIKQVASGRFGVTINYLTNADDIQIKIAQGAKPGEGGELPGHKVFEIIARTRYTTPGVGLISPPPHHDIYSIEDLAQLIFDLKNSNPGARISVKLVSEVGVGTIAAGVVKGHADHVLISGHDGGTGASPLTGIKHAGLPWELGIAETHQTLVMNDLRSRTVLQADGQIKTGRDVVIAALLGAEECGFATAPLIVMGCIMMRKCHKNTCPVGVATQDERLRAKFRGKPEYVERYFHFVAEEVREIMAQLGVRTFNELVGRTDLLEVDEDAIPEKAAGLDLTPVLAQPLRPRPDVGVYCMQAQDHGIDTVLDRRLIEDIVPAAKRGEKKELFYHIRNTDRATGTMLSHSLTKELGADALEDDSFIVRFKGSAGQSFGAWLAKGLTFILEGDANDYVGKGLSGGKLVVVPPAESDFVPEENIIVGNVVLYGAVYGEAYFRGMAAERFCVRNSGVHAVVEGVGDHACEYMTGGIAVILGSTGRNFGAGMSGGIAYVWDKDGEFREKVNYDMVNVRELLPEDEENILRLVRNHLSYTGSTVAAHVLETWEERRNEFVKVISPEYERVLERKKKGLPLVEVTHG; encoded by the coding sequence ATGGCGTTCAAGAAGAGACCGGGTCCGCATGGCTTGTACCACCCCTGGTTCGAACACGACAGTTGCGGTGTGGGATTCGTCGCCAACATCAAGGGGCGACCGAGTCACACGATCGTGGAGCACGCGAAGGACATCCTCATCCATATGACGCACCGCGGTGCGGTGGGCAGTGAGAAGAACACGGGCGATGGCGCCGGCATCCTGGTGTCCCTCCCTCATGCCTTCCTCGCACGGGTCGCAAAGGAAGACCTGGGCATCGATCTCCCCCCCGAGGGGAGCTATGCCGCAGGGCTCGTCTTTTTCCCCCGGGAGGAAGAGAGACGGGAGGCCTGTCGTGTCGTCATGGAGGAAGTGACCGCTCGTTACGGGCAGAAGGTGCTCGGCTGGAGGAGGGTGCCGGTGGTCGACGACATGATCGGCCCTACGGCGAAGGCCTCCGAGCCGGTCATCGAGATGTTGTTCGTAGGCGCGGAAGAAGGGATCGATATCGACACTTTCGAACGCAGGCTCTTCCTCATAAGGAAAAAGGCGACCCACATGCTCCGGGGAAAGGAGCACGATCCCGACGACTTTTTCTATGTCTGCAGTCTTTCCCCTCGGGTGATCGTCTACAAGGGGATGCTCACCCCCGAACAGCTCTTCCGGTTCTATCCTGATATCATGTCCCCCGACTTTGCCTCGCACATCGCCATGGTGCATTCCCGGTTCTCCACCAACACCTTCCCGAGCTGGGACCGGGCCCAGCCGTGTCGTTACATGAGCCATAACGGAGAGATCAACACCCTGAGAGGCAACATCAACAAGATGCGGTCGAGAGAGGGGCTTCTCAAGAGCGACCTCTTGGGAGACGAGCTCAAGGAGATCTTCCCCATCATCGAGCCGGATCTCTCCGACTCGGGAACCTTTGACAATGTGCTCGAGCTCCTCATGATGGGAGGGAGGAGCCTTCCCGAGGCCGTGATGATGATGATTCCCGAGGCCTGGCAGAACTACAAGATGGAGGACGACAAGAGGGACTTCTACAAGTACATGAGCTGCCTCATGGAGCCGTGGGACGGCCCGGCCTCCATCGCCTTCACCGACGGACGCGTGATCGGTGCGGTACTCGATCGGAACGGTCTCAGGCCGAGCAGGTACTACGTGACCGAGGACGACCTCGTGATCATGGCGAGTGAGGTGGGCGTCCTCCCCGTGGACCCGGCCAAGGTGGTGAAGAAGGGGCGCCTTCAACCAGGCCGGATGTTCTTCGTCGACTTCCAGGAAGGGCGTATCGTGGATGACGAGGAGATCAAGAAGAAGATCTCCAATGCCCGCCCGTATGGGGAGTGGCTCAAGGATCAGGTGATCGAGCTCGATGAGCTCAAGACCGAAGTCGAACCTCATGGCTTTTACCCCGAGACGATCAAAGAGCGGCTCCGGATGTTCGGATACACGAGGGAACACCTCTCCATGATCCTCAAGCCCATGGTGCAGGATGCGAAGGAGCCCTTGGGGTCCATGGGGAACGATACACCACTCGCGGTTCTCTCGAACAAGCCACGTCTCATGTACGACTATTTCAAGCAGTTGTTCGCGCAGGTGACCAATCCGGCCATCGACTCGATCCGGGAGTGGAAGGTCATGAGCCTGGAGACGTTCATCGGGCCGGAGCGGAACCTCCTCGAGACCACGCCCGAGCACTGTCATAGGCTCCACCTCCCCTCGCCGTTTCTCACCAACGAGCAGCTCGCGGCACTCAAGCATCTCGACTACCGGGGGTGGCGGTCGAAGGTGATCGATATCACCTTCCCAAGACGGGATGGGAGGGCGGGGCTCCTCGCATGCCTCGATCGTATCGAGAAGGAGGCGGAAGAGGCCATCGGGGAAGGGTACTCCCTTGTCATCCTTTCCGACCGGAACGCCGGCCCGGACAGGGTACCGGTGAGCGCCCTCCTCGCCACGGGTACGGTTCACCATCATCTGGTGAGAAAGGCCCTGCGGACACAGATCGGCGTCGTAGTGGAGTCGGGCGAACCCCGCGAGGTGCACCACTTCTGCATGCTGGTCGGTTACGGCGCCGATGCGATCAACCCCTATCTGGCCTATGAGGCCATCTGGGAGATGGGACGCGAGGGAGAACACGAGTACGATGATGAGACTGCCCTCAATCGCTATATCAAGGCCCTCGAGAAGGGAATGCTCAAGGTCTTCGGTAAGATGGGGATCTCCACCCTCGAGAGCTACAAGGGTGCCCAGATCTTCGAGGCCGTGGGACTCTCCCAGGAGGTGGTGGAGCGCTCCTTCGCCGGTACGGTGAGCAGACTCGGCGGGGTGGGATACGAGACCCTGGCGGACGAGGCCCTCCTCAGACACAGCCTGGGCTATCCCCGCCGTCCGAAACCCATAGGGGACGACCTCCCCAATCCCGGGGATTTCCACTACCGCTATGCCGGCGAGAAGCACATGTGGGATCCAGAGTCCATCGCGAACCTCCAGCACGCATGTTGGTACAACGATCCTGAGGCCTATCGGCGATTCTCCGAGCGGCAGAACCGACGTTCCAGGGAACAGGCCACGATCAGAGGACTCCTCAGGTTCAAGAAGACCACGCCCATCCCTATCGAGGAGGTGGAACCTGCCTCGGAGATCGTGAAGCGCTTCGCTACCGGGGCGATGAGCTTCGGTTCCATCTCGCAGGAGGCACATGAGACACTCGCCATCGCGATGAACAGACTCGGCGGCAAGTCGAATACGGGTGAAGGTGGAGAACTGCCCGAGCGTTTCCTCCCTCTCCCTAACGGGGATTCCAAGCGCTCGGCCATCAAGCAGGTGGCATCGGGCCGCTTTGGAGTGACCATCAACTACCTCACCAATGCCGACGATATCCAGATCAAAATCGCCCAAGGGGCCAAGCCCGGGGAGGGGGGAGAGCTTCCCGGGCACAAGGTCTTCGAGATCATCGCCCGAACCCGGTATACCACACCCGGCGTCGGTCTCATCAGTCCTCCCCCTCACCACGACATCTACTCCATCGAGGACCTCGCCCAGCTCATCTTCGACCTCAAGAACTCGAATCCGGGCGCCCGCATCAGCGTGAAGCTCGTCTCCGAGGTGGGAGTGGGTACCATCGCCGCAGGAGTGGTCAAGGGCCATGCTGACCATGTCCTCATCTCTGGACACGACGGGGGCACCGGGGCGTCACCGCTCACCGGTATCAAGCACGCAGGCCTCCCGTGGGAGCTCGGTATCGCAGAGACGCACCAGACCTTGGTGATGAACGATCTGCGTTCCCGCACCGTGCTCCAGGCCGACGGTCAGATCAAGACGGGACGGGACGTGGTGATCGCCGCGCTCCTCGGTGCGGAGGAGTGCGGGTTCGCAACCGCCCCGCTCATCGTGATGGGCTGTATCATGATGAGGAAGTGCCACAAGAACACCTGCCCTGTGGGCGTGGCAACCCAGGACGAGCGGCTCAGGGCGAAGTTCAGGGGCAAACCCGAATACGTGGAACGCTACTTCCACTTCGTGGCCGAAGAAGTACGCGAGATCATGGCCCAACTCGGTGTCCGCACCTTCAACGAGCTGGTCGGACGCACCGACCTCCTGGAGGTGGACGAGGATGCCATCCCCGAGAAGGCGGCAGGTCTGGATCTCACCCCTGTGCTTGCTCAGCCCCTCAGGCCTCGTCCGGACGTGGGAGTCTACTGCATGCAGGCCCAGGACCATGGTATCGATACGGTGCTCGATCGGAGGCTCATCGAGGATATCGTCCCTGCGGCGAAACGTGGGGAGAAGAAGGAGCTCTTCTATCACATCCGTAATACCGACCGGGCCACCGGCACCATGCTCAGTCATTCCCTCACCAAGGAACTGGGAGCCGATGCCCTGGAGGACGACAGCTTCATCGTCCGCTTCAAGGGCTCTGCGGGTCAGAGCTTCGGAGCGTGGCTCGCGAAGGGGCTCACCTTCATCCTCGAAGGTGATGCGAACGACTACGTGGGTAAGGGACTTTCCGGAGGGAAACTCGTCGTCGTCCCGCCTGCCGAGTCGGATTTCGTCCCGGAGGAGAACATCATCGTGGGGAACGTGGTGCTTTACGGTGCCGTCTATGGTGAAGCCTATTTCCGAGGCATGGCGGCGGAACGTTTCTGTGTGAGGAACTCCGGTGTCCACGCCGTGGTGGAAGGGGTGGGCGATCACGCATGTGAGTACATGACTGGGGGAATCGCCGTGATCCTCGGGTCTACGGGTCGGAACTTCGGTGCGGGGATGAGTGGAGGTATCGCCTACGTGTGGGACAAGGATGGGGAGTTCAGGGAGAAGGTGAACTACGACATGGTGAACGTGAGGGAGCTCCTCCCCGAGGATGAAGAGAACATCCTGAGACTGGTGAGGAATCACCTCTCGTATACGGGTTCCACCGTGGCCGCTCATGTCCTCGAGACATGGGAGGAGCGCAGGAACGAGTTCGTCAAGGTGATCTCTCCCGAATACGAACGAGTCCTTGAGAGAAAGAAGAAGGGATTGCCGCTCGTGGAGGTGACACATGGGTAA